A part of Carassius carassius chromosome 32, fCarCar2.1, whole genome shotgun sequence genomic DNA contains:
- the LOC132112968 gene encoding calpain-2 catalytic subunit-like produces MPPHDRCQHNTNEDDVNSPTSPLNFLDQKFQELHQNCLTENTLYNDELFPPDNSSIGLFDEVPSEVDMSQVVWKRPSELVSHPNLILDGVSRFDYAQGSVLGNCWFLAAIGALTFEKDIIKQVMPTEQSFTKDYAGIFHFRFWRFGKWIDVVIDDQLPTIDDELLFVHSKTSNEFWPALLEKAYAKVCGSYADLHAGFISEALMDFTGGTHMYYTLNMAPADLWKIMECAFKSKTLMECGSYAVTNPEAIELLNGIVAAHAYTVTGVFEVMSDENPVQLVRLLNPWGEEEWRGDWSDGSPLWDTVCEEVRKNCHEVLNNGEFWMSMEDFTYIFANIDICCLCPDFLDGSTECHWTSKRHFGRWNDGISAGGDIIKTETFWTNPQFWVKIDELNEECARGQRPENILVSLIQNHEKRNRNSQENFKIGFYVFEIPLEMRSQSGRFSSEFFIDRKPVEQTDELEYFREVMKFFRLEPGEYIIVPCTENPGEIASFILSVFSKNETHLKHIQETPE; encoded by the exons ATGCCTCCCCATGATAGGTGCCAACACAACACAAATGAAGATGATGTGAATTCTCCTACAAGTCCTTTGAACTTCCTAGATCAGAAATTCCAGGAGCTGCACCAGAACTGCCTCACTGAAAACACACTCTACAATGATGAGTTGTTTCCTCCAGACAACAGCTCCATTGGCTTGTTTGATGAAGTGCCATCTGAGGTGGACATGTCTCAAGTTGTGTGGAAGCGGCCATCC GAATTGGTGTCACACCCTAATTTAATTTTAGATGGTGTGTCCAGGTTTGACTATGCACAGGGAAGTGTATTAG gaaacTGTTGGTTCTTGGCTGCAATTGGGGCTCTAACTTTTGAGAAGGATATCATAAAACAGGTCATGCCAACTGAACAGTCGTTCACCAAGGATTATGCCGGGatatttcattttagg TTCTGGCGATTTGGGAAATGGattgatgttgtaattgatgacCAACTTCCTACTATTGATGATGAACTACTTTTTGTGCACTCAAAAACGTCTAATGAGTTTTGGCCTGCCTTACTGGAGAAAGCTTATGCAAA AGTGTGTGGGTCCTATGCAGACTTGCATGCTGGTTTCATATCTGAGGCCCTGATGGACTTTACTGGTGGGACGCATATGTATTATACACTGAATATGGCTCCTGCTGATTTGTGGAAAATTATGGAATGTGCATTCAAGTCCAAAACGCTTATGGAGTGTGGCTCTTATGCAGTG ACAAATCCTGAAGCTATTGAATTACTTAATGGCATAGTTGCAGCACATGCTTACACAGTGACAGGGGTTTTTGAG GTGATGAGTGACGAAAATCCAGTCCAGCTGGTAAGATTGTTAAACCCATGGGGCGAAGAAGAGTGGCGAGGAGACTGGAGTGATGG ATCACCCTTATGGGACACAGTTTGTGAGGAGGTCCGCAAAAATTGCCATGAAGTTTTAAATAACGGGGAGTTCTG GATGTCAATGGAAGACTTTACCTACATTTTTGCAAACATAGACATCTGTTGTCTCTGTCCTGATTTCCTGGATGGCTCTACTGAATGTCACTGGACCTCAAAAAGACATTTTGGCaggtggaatgatgggatttcaGCAGGTGGTGACATAATTAAGACAG AGACTTTCTGGACAAACCCTCAGTTTTGGGTGAAAATTGATGAGCTTAATGAGGAATGCGCTCGTGGCCAGCGTCCTGAAAATATACTGGTGTCCCTCATTCAGAACCATGAGAAGAGAAACAGAAATAGTCAAGAAAATTTTAAAATTGGCTTCTATGTTTTTGAG ATACCACTTGAG ATGAGAAGTCAAAGTGGGAGGTTTTCATCTGAGTTTTTCATTGACAGAAAGCCTGTGGAGCAGACTGATGAATTAGAATACTTTAGAGAGGTGATGAAATTCTTCAGGCTGGAGCCGGGAGAGTATATTATTGTACCTTGCACAGAGAATCCTGGTGAAATTGCCTCCTTCATCTTGTCTGTTTTCTCAAAGAATGAGACACACTTGAA ACATATTCAAGAAACTCCTGAGTAG